A DNA window from Micromonospora sp. NBC_01739 contains the following coding sequences:
- a CDS encoding aromatase/cyclase gives MSHRTEHGITVAAPARVVYDLIADVGQWPRIFPPTVHVDHVQQNGTEERIRIWATANGAPKAWTSRRQLDPTGLRVTFRQEVSQAPVAAMGGAWILDPVSATRTEVRLLHDFDAVGDDPESVSLILRAIDHNSAAELAALRSAAEQREDDRDLLLTFDDSVVVDGAAKDVYEFLYAAQHWPSRLPHVAKVSLQEDTPNLQVLGMDTRNPQGQVHTTSSVRVCFPSDRIVYKQLRMPPLLAVHNGQWTIRDDGGKTVVTSTHTVVIEPKAIPAAFGGPATVAQARTAIRQALGGNSLATLRHAKAYAESR, from the coding sequence ATGTCCCATCGAACAGAGCACGGGATCACCGTGGCGGCCCCGGCTCGGGTGGTCTACGACCTGATCGCTGACGTTGGACAGTGGCCGCGAATCTTTCCGCCGACCGTGCACGTCGACCACGTGCAACAGAACGGTACGGAGGAACGAATCCGCATCTGGGCCACGGCCAACGGCGCGCCGAAAGCCTGGACGTCGCGCCGGCAACTCGATCCGACAGGGCTGCGGGTGACCTTCCGCCAAGAGGTCTCCCAGGCACCGGTGGCGGCGATGGGCGGTGCGTGGATCCTCGATCCCGTGTCCGCCACGAGGACCGAGGTACGGCTACTGCATGACTTCGACGCGGTAGGCGACGATCCGGAGAGCGTCTCGTTGATTCTGCGGGCGATCGACCACAACAGCGCCGCGGAGCTGGCGGCGTTAAGATCGGCGGCCGAGCAACGCGAGGACGACCGGGACCTGCTGCTCACGTTCGATGACTCGGTGGTCGTCGACGGCGCGGCCAAGGACGTGTACGAGTTCCTGTACGCCGCGCAACACTGGCCGTCCCGGCTGCCGCACGTGGCCAAAGTCTCGCTTCAGGAGGACACCCCGAACCTCCAAGTGCTCGGCATGGACACCCGCAACCCGCAGGGTCAAGTGCATACCACATCCTCGGTGCGTGTGTGCTTTCCCTCTGATCGCATCGTCTACAAGCAACTCAGGATGCCGCCGTTGTTGGCTGTACACAACGGACAGTGGACGATCCGCGACGACGGCGGAAAGACCGTGGTCACGTCGACGCACACGGTCGTGATCGAGCCGAAGGCGATCCCGGCGGCCTTCGGCGGGCCGGCGACGGTCGCGCAGGCCCGGACGGCGATCCGGCAGGCGTTGGGCGGCAACAGCCTCGCGACCTTGCGGCACGCCAAGGCGTACGCAGAAAGCCGCTGA
- a CDS encoding SDR family NAD(P)-dependent oxidoreductase, with protein MTTSQAVIITGGGTGIGRATARRFAASGAGVLIVGRSADTLAETASGHHNIRTLTADVTAPDAPRIIVDRALLEFGAVDVLVNNAAVGAFAALADLDADSVTAQLDTNLLAPILLTQCALQALGESGGTVVNVGTAAALGLRSFPQNSVYGATKAALDFLTRSWAVELAPQGIRVVGVAPGVIATGVGVRAGMPQEAYDGFLEHMSTRIPAGRVGTPDDIAWWIHRLTQPEAAYVNGTVLAVDGALSIT; from the coding sequence ATGACCACATCACAAGCGGTTATCATCACCGGCGGCGGGACCGGCATCGGCAGGGCGACCGCGCGGAGGTTCGCCGCCAGCGGCGCTGGCGTTCTCATCGTTGGCCGCTCCGCGGACACGCTTGCCGAGACCGCCAGCGGCCACCACAACATCAGGACCCTGACCGCTGACGTCACGGCCCCGGATGCTCCGAGAATCATCGTCGATCGGGCTCTGCTCGAGTTCGGCGCGGTTGACGTTCTCGTCAACAACGCCGCGGTGGGTGCGTTCGCCGCGCTCGCCGATCTCGATGCCGACTCAGTGACGGCCCAGTTGGACACCAACCTGTTGGCGCCGATCCTCCTCACCCAATGCGCACTGCAGGCACTGGGAGAGTCCGGTGGCACGGTCGTGAACGTCGGCACGGCGGCGGCGTTGGGGCTGCGGTCCTTTCCGCAGAATTCTGTATACGGTGCTACCAAGGCCGCCCTCGACTTCCTGACGCGGTCGTGGGCGGTGGAGCTGGCTCCGCAGGGAATCCGGGTCGTCGGCGTCGCGCCCGGCGTCATAGCCACCGGCGTCGGGGTACGGGCCGGCATGCCCCAGGAGGCATACGACGGCTTCCTGGAGCACATGAGCACGCGGATTCCAGCCGGACGGGTCGGTACGCCGGACGACATCGCCTGGTGGATCCACCGCCTCACGCAGCCCGAGGCCGCCTATGTCAACGGTACGGTCCTGGCGGTCGACGGAGCGCTCTCGATCACCTGA
- a CDS encoding class I SAM-dependent methyltransferase has translation MYGAELADVYEAVYRSRGKDWRQEAAYLTGLIRDRLPGAGSLLDVACGTGAHLAGFDDLFDHTEGLELSAAMRAVAGRRLPGVTVHAGDMREFDLGRTFDAVTCMFTAISYVGGLADMRAAVRCMASHLVPGGVLVIEPWWFPEKFIDGYVSGEVIRDGDRTIARVSRSTAANNVTRLEVRYLIASPAEITQFTEVDYLSLFTLQEYLGAFTDAGCTAEFLPPNPAGPEPIVPAGRGLFIGTRSA, from the coding sequence ATGTACGGTGCGGAGCTCGCCGACGTCTACGAGGCGGTGTATCGCAGTCGTGGCAAGGACTGGCGTCAGGAGGCGGCGTATCTCACCGGGCTGATCCGCGACCGGCTCCCCGGGGCCGGCTCACTGCTGGACGTTGCCTGCGGTACGGGCGCACACCTGGCCGGTTTCGACGATTTGTTCGACCACACCGAGGGGCTTGAGCTCTCTGCCGCGATGCGCGCGGTCGCCGGCCGGCGGCTGCCCGGCGTGACCGTGCACGCCGGCGACATGCGCGAGTTCGACCTGGGTCGCACATTCGACGCGGTGACCTGCATGTTCACCGCCATCTCGTACGTCGGCGGCCTGGCCGACATGCGCGCGGCGGTCCGGTGTATGGCCAGTCACCTGGTGCCGGGCGGTGTTCTGGTGATCGAGCCGTGGTGGTTCCCAGAGAAGTTCATCGACGGCTACGTCTCCGGCGAGGTGATCCGTGACGGCGACCGCACGATCGCCCGAGTGTCCCGTTCCACCGCGGCGAACAACGTCACCCGGCTAGAGGTGCGGTACCTGATCGCCTCGCCAGCCGAGATCACCCAGTTCACCGAGGTCGATTACCTCTCGCTGTTCACCCTGCAGGAGTATCTCGGCGCCTTCACCGACGCGGGCTGCACTGCCGAGTTCCTGCCCCCCAACCCGGCCGGCCCGGAGCCAATCGTCCCGGCCGGCCGTGGCCTGTTCATCGGTACCCGTAGCGCCTGA
- a CDS encoding AfsR/SARP family transcriptional regulator, whose translation MLKNIVEFGILGPLSLTVNGINHAPSAPKLRSILAVLLVHAGQAVPVSSLIRELWDEDPPASGLTTLQTYILNLRKLLARVTGISAAEISKNVLVTKAGGYVLQVDSGILDVHQYHSLVTAAREALSAGDDETGVRKMTDGLRLWRGPALVDVPIGPVLESKRRQFEESRLVVLEYLVDAELRLGMYREVLTELAALTVENPLHEGIHAQYMLALYHSGRRAQALQVFHRLRGDLVNELGLEPGPSVQRLHRAVLNAEVVVEDQLSVSRSLGDIVGTSAWGNARQY comes from the coding sequence GTGCTTAAGAATATTGTCGAGTTCGGCATCCTGGGTCCGTTGTCCTTGACGGTGAATGGCATAAACCATGCACCGAGCGCGCCGAAGCTCCGTAGCATTCTGGCAGTGCTGCTGGTTCATGCTGGTCAGGCGGTGCCGGTGTCATCACTCATTCGCGAGTTGTGGGACGAAGATCCGCCGGCAAGTGGATTGACGACATTGCAGACGTATATCTTGAACTTGCGGAAACTGTTGGCGAGGGTAACCGGTATATCGGCCGCTGAGATATCGAAGAACGTGCTGGTCACCAAGGCCGGTGGTTACGTTCTGCAAGTCGACTCCGGAATCCTCGACGTGCATCAGTACCACTCCCTCGTGACGGCGGCCCGAGAGGCACTCTCCGCCGGGGACGACGAGACCGGCGTCCGGAAGATGACCGACGGCCTGCGGCTCTGGCGGGGCCCCGCGCTGGTGGACGTGCCGATAGGACCGGTGCTCGAGTCCAAGCGCCGACAGTTCGAGGAGTCTCGGCTGGTCGTCCTGGAGTACCTGGTCGACGCCGAACTGCGGTTGGGGATGTACCGCGAAGTGCTCACTGAGTTGGCCGCGCTCACTGTGGAAAATCCGCTCCACGAGGGCATACACGCGCAGTACATGCTCGCGCTTTACCACAGCGGCCGGCGCGCTCAGGCGCTGCAGGTCTTCCACCGGTTGCGCGGGGATCTGGTCAACGAACTCGGTCTCGAGCCTGGGCCGTCAGTGCAGCGTCTGCATCGTGCGGTGCTGAATGCCGAAGTCGTCGTCGAGGACCAGCTGTCCGTCAGCCGGTCGCTCGGCGACATTGTTGGCACCTCCGCCTGGGGCAACGCCCGTCAGTATTGA
- a CDS encoding acyl carrier protein, whose product MTHEQFGDLGYDSLVAYELVTRLQDGLRISVPDEATDRKKTPQAVVNYINVQLAGV is encoded by the coding sequence ATCACGCACGAACAGTTCGGCGACCTGGGCTATGACTCGCTCGTGGCCTACGAGCTCGTCACCCGCCTACAGGACGGTCTGCGGATCAGCGTCCCGGACGAGGCAACCGACCGAAAGAAAACTCCACAGGCGGTTGTGAACTACATCAATGTGCAGCTGGCCGGCGTCTGA
- a CDS encoding DegT/DnrJ/EryC1/StrS family aminotransferase — MTTYVWDYLEEYEKERDDILDAVDSVFRSGQLVLGRSVRGFEEEFAAYHGVAHCTSVDNGTNAIKLGLQALGVGRGDEVITVSNTAAPTVVAIDAVGAKPVFVDVDPETYLMDTDQVAAAVTKFTACLLPVHLYGQCVDMNPLARLAARHGLAILEDCAQSHGARRAGRLAGTMGDAAAFSFYPTKVLGAYGDGGAVITSSDETQRSLKRLRYYGMEERYYVVQTPGHNARLDEVHAEILRRKLRRLDAYIEGRRAIAARYVDGLAGTGIVLPKVAPGNDHVYYVYVVRHPKRDAILDALRAYDIQLNISYPWPVHTMSGFAHLGYATGSLPVTEAAAKEIFSLPMYPSMSLDTQNRVIEVLRKVVAEV, encoded by the coding sequence ATGACCACCTACGTCTGGGACTACCTCGAGGAATACGAGAAGGAACGCGACGACATCCTTGACGCGGTCGACTCGGTCTTTCGCTCCGGCCAGCTCGTCCTGGGCCGGAGCGTACGCGGCTTCGAAGAGGAGTTCGCCGCCTACCACGGCGTCGCACACTGCACCAGTGTGGACAACGGGACCAACGCCATCAAGCTCGGTCTGCAGGCCCTCGGTGTCGGGCGCGGAGACGAGGTGATAACGGTGTCCAACACTGCGGCACCCACGGTGGTGGCCATCGACGCCGTAGGCGCCAAGCCGGTGTTCGTGGACGTCGATCCTGAGACCTACCTGATGGACACCGACCAGGTGGCCGCCGCAGTCACCAAGTTCACCGCCTGCCTACTGCCGGTCCATCTCTACGGCCAGTGTGTGGACATGAATCCGCTCGCGCGACTCGCCGCCCGACACGGCCTGGCCATCCTCGAGGACTGCGCCCAGTCGCACGGCGCCCGCCGCGCCGGCCGGCTCGCCGGGACCATGGGTGACGCGGCCGCCTTCTCGTTCTACCCCACGAAGGTGCTGGGGGCGTACGGTGACGGCGGCGCCGTGATCACCTCCAGCGACGAGACCCAGCGCAGCCTGAAGCGCCTGCGCTATTACGGCATGGAGGAGCGCTACTACGTCGTGCAGACACCCGGTCACAATGCCCGGCTGGACGAGGTCCACGCGGAAATCCTGCGCCGCAAGCTACGCCGGCTGGACGCCTACATCGAGGGCCGGCGGGCGATCGCCGCACGGTATGTCGACGGGCTCGCCGGCACCGGGATCGTGCTGCCGAAGGTGGCACCCGGCAATGACCACGTCTACTACGTGTACGTGGTGCGGCATCCAAAACGCGATGCCATCCTCGACGCGCTACGCGCGTACGACATTCAGCTGAACATCAGCTATCCCTGGCCGGTGCACACCATGTCGGGCTTTGCGCATCTTGGTTACGCCACGGGTTCATTGCCTGTGACCGAGGCCGCGGCCAAGGAGATCTTCTCGCTGCCGATGTATCCGTCGATGTCCCTCGACACCCAGAACCGGGTGATCGAGGTTCTCCGCAAAGTCGTCGCGGAGGTCTGA